The DNA window GCTAGTCGATCACTCGATCTCTACCTGACCGCTTTCACTACCCTCCCTCGCTCTCGTTTTCGTCCCATTCGAGTTCGAACTCGATACTCAACTTAGCGAAGGACGAGCACCCTCCGCACTACAGTCGGGACCGAGACGCTCACGAACCACGTGGATCGAACGTGTTCCATTCCGTTTAGTACCTCGGACACGTATCGTCACCCGAGACATGTCGGACGACCTCTCCCCCGACGACTTCGACCGAATCCGTGACCAGGCGCTCGAGGCGATCGACCAGGAGGAGGTCGTCTCGATGTATGTGGGACTGATCCCGGAGGACGGAACGAACGAGTATTATTTCGGGAACACGGTCGAGGACGCGGAACTCAGGGAAATGGCCGGCAAGCAGCTCGGGATGATGGCCCGCGTACTCGCGGACCAATCGGAGTGGTCCGTCGAGGAAGTCGCACAACATGCCGTTGAGCAGGCCGAATCGATGCGCCTTCAGCCCTGACGGGTACCGACGCTGTGGTCTCAGAAAACGGCTGCGTCCCCGACGACTCGGGCTACAGCTCTGTCCCATCCGCCCGTTCGACCACCACAAGACCCGTCCGCTGGCATCCGACGGTGATGGTGTGACGCGGTCGCTTTCGCGAGGCCTCGCCAGTACTTTTATGCGAAACAGTAGCGAAATCGACGATCGATGGCGGGTCAACACCGAGCGGTGCGAGAACGTCCGGTACTCGGCTTCGTTCTGCTGAGCATCGTCCTCTCGTGGGCGATGTGGGGGGTACAGCTCCTCTGGCCACGGAACCTGGTCGCCTCGTTCGCACCCCTTCCGTCCGCCGGGCCGGTCGTCGCCGCAGTGGTCGTCGTCCACCTCTCGGGCTTCGATCTGCGCGCATGGACGGACCACCTGAGCGGGCGGGACGTCGAGCCGTACTGGTACGGCGTCGGCCTCGCCCTGCCGCTGGTCTGCGTGGTCGCCACCACGATCGCCGCGGCACTGTTCTTCAACGGGTCGTGGGCCGTTCCGTTCTCCACTCCCCGAACGGCTGCCGGCTACGCCGTCTCGCTGTTGTTCAACGTGGTACTCGCACTCGGCGTGGAGGCGGGATTCCGCGGCTTCGCCCTGCCTCGCCTCCAACACCGCTACAACGCACTCGTCGCCAGCACCCTCGTCGCCGTCGCGTGGGCGGTCTGGAGCCTCCCCTTGTTCGTGTTTCCCGGTACGTACCTCGCCGGGTTCTCGCTCCCGGTCTATATTCTGTTGCTGTTGGTCGTCTCGGTGTTCCTCACCTACGTCTACAACAGCACGGACGGGAGCATCCCGACCACCGCCCTGCTCAACGGCGGCCTCGTCACGATGCTCACGTACGGCGCGGTGGGCGTTTCGGGAATCGAGATACAGGTGACGACGCTGGCGGTGTGGGCGATCCCCGCACTCGTCGTCGCCAACCTCTACGGCCGTAAACGCCTCGCGGATGAGATATCGACACCACGATTTCTCGCCGAATCTTGACATCCTCCCTTCCCTCGTGTTCGGACGAATTGTATGAGGGACAGACGTCTGCCACTATCACGCCGGAAAACTCCTCAGTCTCGGTCGAGCGGCATCCGAAGACCGTAGAGGATGAACACCAGTCCGATGATTTCGCTCACCTTGCCTGCGATCCCGAAGGCGGCGTTCACCGTGACCCGGATGCCAGGGCCGAACTGCGAGAGTTCCCCGGCGAGGACGAAGCCCGCGAGGAGAACTACGGGCGTCCAGAAGGTGAAGAAGAATCCGGTGGCCACGAACAGCATCGGCAGGCTCCGATTCCGCCAGTAGCCACGGAACGCGATGTAGCCGACGGCGATGCCCAACACCGAGGCCGTGAGTGTGAGTGCGATCGATATCGGTTCACCGTTTTGCGTGCCGATCTGGACGAGGGGGTCTATCATCTCATGTCTCCGATGAACTGGGTGAATCGGTCGGCCATGCGGTCGCGGCGGGTGAGTCGTAGATTCAAGCCGTCCTCGGTGAGGTCGACTTCGATCCGGTCGAGCGTTGCCGTATAGACGTTGTAGTGATGGCCGTCCGCGTCGGGTTGGATTCGTTTGCTGACGAGGTCACGTTCTTCGAGGATTTCGAGTCGCCGATAGACCGTCGGTGGTGACACCCCACAGCGTTCGCTGAGTTCCTCGGCCGAGAGGGATTCCTCGACGGTCTCCGTGAGGATGGTTCGCGCACACTCGTCGGCGAGCAGCGAACCGATGGTGTCCACATCGGAGTCATCACCCACACCTATCACCCGTCATACGTGGATATGAAACCGTGAACACGGCTTCAATCGCTGAAGTCGATGGTTTCGGTTTATACTCTTCGCCCCCTTTCTATTGAATTGTCATGGTGGCAATCAACGAAACAACCATCGCGATGGCCTGTGCGGTCCTCGGCGTCGTGTTCTCGGTCGCCTGGTTGGCGCTCGGCCTCTACGGGATCAACTCCCTGCGGGACATCAGGGACAAACTCAACGAACGGGAATCAGCCGACGGGTAAACTCCAAATTCCACTCTCCTATCAGCAACCACTGGGCTACT is part of the Halococcus hamelinensis 100A6 genome and encodes:
- a CDS encoding ArsR/SmtB family transcription factor: MGDDSDVDTIGSLLADECARTILTETVEESLSAEELSERCGVSPPTVYRRLEILEERDLVSKRIQPDADGHHYNVYTATLDRIEVDLTEDGLNLRLTRRDRMADRFTQFIGDMR
- a CDS encoding CPBP family glutamic-type intramembrane protease, translated to MAGQHRAVRERPVLGFVLLSIVLSWAMWGVQLLWPRNLVASFAPLPSAGPVVAAVVVVHLSGFDLRAWTDHLSGRDVEPYWYGVGLALPLVCVVATTIAAALFFNGSWAVPFSTPRTAAGYAVSLLFNVVLALGVEAGFRGFALPRLQHRYNALVASTLVAVAWAVWSLPLFVFPGTYLAGFSLPVYILLLLVVSVFLTYVYNSTDGSIPTTALLNGGLVTMLTYGAVGVSGIEIQVTTLAVWAIPALVVANLYGRKRLADEISTPRFLAES